CTCGAGGCCGGCCAAAGCCTGATAGAGCCGCTCGGCCAGCGCGGCATTGGCGCGCTCGGTGAGATGGATGGGGTCGTAGAAGGCCCGATCCGGCGAGTCCTGATAGAGCTGGTACAGATTGAGCGCTGTGACGCCATCGAAGGCGGCCTCGAGCTGCTGGTTGGCGGCCCCCAGCCGGGCGTAGCCTTGCCGCAAGCGCTGCACGTAGGCCTCGCCCAGCTCGTCGATCGTGGCCTGCTCCTGGGGCGCGCGATGGGCCGAGCTGCGTCCCGTTATCTCGGGTTGTAAAACGCTCACCAGCGGGATGTCGGTGCCCGCGATCGCCTGGGCCATGGCCTGGTGGTGGCGGCGGTAGCGCGTTGCCCGGCGCTGGCGCTCGGCCTGCTGGGTAGGCAGGCGCTCGGTCAGGGATGCATCGGCGCGACCGCCCCTTGCCAGAGTGGCCTCGGTCACGGATAGCGACGTCGTTCCGCTGGGCGAGAACCAGGCCCCCAGCACCCGGACCAGCGCCGTTTGTTGCAACCAGCGCTGCAGGGGATTGCCCCACTGCGCGCGCAGGTGACGGCCGGCATCGGCCAGCAGGGCATCCAGTTGCGGGATATCCGCGGCCTGGCGATCGCCGGGCAACAGCAAATCGCGGTAGCCGTCAATGGCGACGATTGCATCCGGCTGGTAAGACAGCACTTGCAGCGCCAGCCGCGCCAGCTGGTTGCCCGAGGCATGGCCGGGCACGGCGGCATTAATAACGCGGTAGTTGCCTTCCCGAATTTTGGGCGGTCGCGACAGCGCCTCGCGCCGGGTGGGCTTGTAAAACGGCAGAACGTCGGGGCGGTACTCCCCCGGCGAGTTTTGCTGGCGCGCCACGCGCTCGTTGAGCTGCTGCTCGAGCTTGGGCGCGATGGTGGCGCTGTTGCCATCGGCCCACTGGCCGAAGGCTGCCGATCCGCCCAAAATAAAGACGCGAATTTCGTCCTCCGGTTTGGCCGGCGGCACGGGCTCAGCGTTGCGGAAGCCGCGCTCGCCGATCTGCCAGAAGGGGCTTTGTTGGTCGCCGGCCAAGCGATAGCCCAATTGCGGATCGCGCCGCGCGATAGGATTGCCGCCTTCGGTTAGGCCAGCGATGGGGCGGCCATCTTGGGTTTGGAATTGCAGTTGGTAGGCCGCTGCCGGGATGCCGCCCGGACCGTTGACGCTCGGGGATCCGCCTGCCCCCAAAACGCCCAGGAACGCTCGCGCAGCCAGCTCCAGCCCAATCGCGGCCGCAACTAAAGCTATCCCCACTCGGATCCAGGGCACGCGCTGGCGGCGCGATCGCCTGGCAAAGCTGCGGCGGTTCGAGAAGCGGCGGCGGGATTGGAACATGACAGCTCGACGTTCGACGGGCAGCAACCGGGACAAGCAGCCGCGCGGTCGCAAGCGTCACCCCATGATAGGAACGATTGCGCCCGCGGCAAAGCGATTGCCTTCTGCTTGGCTGAAGCCACAGTGCTAGAGGCCCAGTCAGCCGCCGCGACTGCCACCGGGCATTTCGGCGCGGCGATCGCGGCCAGTCTGGTTGCCGCCCAACCGCCAGTGGTAGAATCCGCTAGCAATGCTAGGGGTGCCTGAACGCAACCAGGCTGAGATCACACCCTTAGAACCTGAGTCCGGCTAGTACCGGCGCAGGGAAGCGGCTACTGAGAGGAATCGACCATGCGCGAAGACTGGATCGCCCGGCGGCGCGGGCAAGATAACGTCACCCAAATGCACTACGCCCGCCAGGGCACCATCACCGAAGAAATGGCCCACGTGGCCCAACGGGAGAACCTCCCGGCCGAGCTCATTCGCGACGAAGTGGCGCGCGGCCGCGCCATCGTCCCGGCCAACATCAACCACCCCAACCTCGAGCCCATGGCGATTGGCGTTGCCACGCGCTGCAAGGTCAATGCCAACATTGGCGCCTCGCCCAACACTTCCGACCTGGACGGCGAGGTGGACAAGCTCCGGCAGGCCGTCCACTACGGCGCCGACACGGTCATGGACCTCTCCACCGGCGGCGGCGATCTCGATACCATCCGCAGCGCCATCATCAATGCCTCGCCCGTGCCCATTGGGACGGTGCCGGTCTACCAGGCGCTCGAGCGGGTCCACGGCAACGTCGAGCACCTCACCGCCGACGACTTCCTCCACGTCATTGAAGAGCACGCCAAGCAAGGGGTGGACTACCAAACCATCCACGCCGGCATCCTGATCGAGCACCTGCCGCTGGTCAAAAACCGCCTCACCGGCATTGTCTCGCGCGGCGGCGGCACCCTGGCTAAGTGGATGCTGCACCACCACCAGCAGAACCCGCTCTACACGCACTTTGACGACATCATCGCGATTTTCAAAAAGTACGATGTCTCCTTCAGCCTGGGCGACTCGCTGCGGCCGGGTTGCACCCACGACGCCTCGGACGAGGCGCAGTTGGCCGAGCTGCGCACGCTGGGGCAGCTCACGCGCCGGGCCTGGCAGCACGACGTCCAGGTCATGGTGGAGGGCCCCGGCCACGTCCCCATGGACCAGATCGAGTACAACGTCAAAAAGCAGATGGAAGAGTGCTCGGAGGCGCCCTTCTACGTGCTGGGGCCGCTGGTGACCGATGTGGCGCCTGGTTACGACCACATCACCTCGGCCATCGGCGCGGCCATGGCTGGCTGGCACGGCACGGCCATGCTCTGCTACGTCACGCCCAAAGAGCACCTGGGGCTGCCCAATGCCGAGGACGTGCGCAACGGCCTCATGGCCTACCGCATCGCCGCCCACGCTGCCGATGTGGCCCGGCACCGGCCAGGGGCCCGCAACTGGGACGACGAGCTCTCCCAGGCCCGCTACAACTTTGACTGGAACCGGCAGTTCGAGCTGGCGCTCGACCCCGAGCGGGCGCGCGAGTACCACGACGAAACCCTGCCGGCCGACATCTACAAAAGCGCCGAGTTCTGCTCCATGTGCGGGCCCAAGTTCTGCCCCATGCAGACCAAGTTTGACGATGGCACGCTGCAGGAGCTCGAGAAGTACTTGGCCCAAGAGCAAGAGCGCGCGGCGGCTGGCTCTAGTTGAGCCGATCACATCAAGGGGCTACCGAGCGGATGGCGTTGCGCATGCGACGGTAGCCCCGCGGATTGTCCTGCTGCTCGAACAGCTGGGCCGCCTGCTGGAAGTCGCGCAGGGCGGCTTTAGGCTGCCCGAGCTGCAAGTAGGCGCCGCCGCGGTTGGCATAGGCAGGGGCAAACTCGGGCTGGCGCTCGATGGCGCGCGTGAAATCCGCAACGGCGCTCTCGTAGTTCTCCAGCTGGGTGCGCGCGATCGCGCGGTTGTAGTAGGCACGGCCCACTTCCGCATCTAGCGCGATGGCGCGGTTGTAGTCTGCTAGCGCCGGGCGATAGCGCTCGAGCTGCGCCCGCGCGACGCCACGCTCGTTGTAGGCCCGCGCCAGCTCGGGGTCGCGCTCGATGGCTTGGGTGAAGGCTGCGATCGCTTGGGGATAGGCCTGCTGCTCCAGGTGGACGCGCCCGCGCTCGAGGTAGGTTTGGGCGCGCTGGTCCGCCTTGCCTGCGCCACCTTGGCAGCCGG
Above is a window of Cyanobacteria bacterium QS_8_64_29 DNA encoding:
- a CDS encoding thiamine biosynthesis protein ThiC (catalyzes the formation of 4-amino-2-methyl-5-phosphomethylpyrimidine from 5-amino-1-(5-phospho-D-ribosyl)imidazole and S-adenosyl-L-methionine in thiamine biosynthesis), which produces MREDWIARRRGQDNVTQMHYARQGTITEEMAHVAQRENLPAELIRDEVARGRAIVPANINHPNLEPMAIGVATRCKVNANIGASPNTSDLDGEVDKLRQAVHYGADTVMDLSTGGGDLDTIRSAIINASPVPIGTVPVYQALERVHGNVEHLTADDFLHVIEEHAKQGVDYQTIHAGILIEHLPLVKNRLTGIVSRGGGTLAKWMLHHHQQNPLYTHFDDIIAIFKKYDVSFSLGDSLRPGCTHDASDEAQLAELRTLGQLTRRAWQHDVQVMVEGPGHVPMDQIEYNVKKQMEECSEAPFYVLGPLVTDVAPGYDHITSAIGAAMAGWHGTAMLCYVTPKEHLGLPNAEDVRNGLMAYRIAAHAADVARHRPGARNWDDELSQARYNFDWNRQFELALDPERAREYHDETLPADIYKSAEFCSMCGPKFCPMQTKFDDGTLQELEKYLAQEQERAAAGSS
- a CDS encoding GDSL family lipase, producing MFQSRRRFSNRRSFARRSRRQRVPWIRVGIALVAAAIGLELAARAFLGVLGAGGSPSVNGPGGIPAAAYQLQFQTQDGRPIAGLTEGGNPIARRDPQLGYRLAGDQQSPFWQIGERGFRNAEPVPPAKPEDEIRVFILGGSAAFGQWADGNSATIAPKLEQQLNERVARQQNSPGEYRPDVLPFYKPTRREALSRPPKIREGNYRVINAAVPGHASGNQLARLALQVLSYQPDAIVAIDGYRDLLLPGDRQAADIPQLDALLADAGRHLRAQWGNPLQRWLQQTALVRVLGAWFSPSGTTSLSVTEATLARGGRADASLTERLPTQQAERQRRATRYRRHHQAMAQAIAGTDIPLVSVLQPEITGRSSAHRAPQEQATIDELGEAYVQRLRQGYARLGAANQQLEAAFDGVTALNLYQLYQDSPDRAFYDPIHLTERANAALAERLYQALAGLEAMQIVPENAELPEGE